One genomic region from Equus asinus isolate D_3611 breed Donkey chromosome 10, EquAss-T2T_v2, whole genome shotgun sequence encodes:
- the BASP1 gene encoding brain acid soluble protein 1: MGGKLSKKKKGYNVNDEKAKDKDKKAEGAGTEEEGTPKENETQAAAETTEVKEGKEEKPEKDAQDAANKPEDKEGEKDADAAKEDAPKAEPEQTEGAAEGKPEPPKDAKDGEQEQAAASGPAAGGDAPKASEAEAPAEPAPTKVDDKSKEGGEPTKTEAPAAPAAQETKSDGAPASDSKPSSTEAAASSKETPAATEAPSSTPKAQAPAAPADEVKPAEAPAANSDQTVAVKE; encoded by the coding sequence ATGGGAGGCAAGCTGAGTAAGAAGAAGAAGGGGTACAATGTGAATGATGAGAAGGCCAAGGACAAAGACAAGAAGGCCGAAGGAGCAgggacagaagaggagggaaccccGAAGGAGAATGAGACCCAGGCGGCTGCGGAGACCACAGAGGTGAAGGAGGGCAAGGAGGAGAAGCCGGAGAAGGATGCTCAAGATGCTGCCAACAAGCCTGAAGACAAGGAAGGCGAGAAAGACGCAGACGCTGCCAAGGAAGATGCCCCGAAGGCAGAGCCGGAGCAGACGGAGGGAGCGGCCGAGGGGAAGCCAGAACCCCCGAAGGATGCAAAGGATGGGGAGCAGGAGCAGGCGGCTGCCTCGGGTCCTGCAGCGGGTGGCGATGCCCCCAAGGCATCGGAGGCCGAGGCCCCTGCGGAGCCGGCCCCCACCAAGGTGGATGACAAGAGCAAGGAGGGAGGGGAACCCACAAAGACTGAGGCTCCCGCAGCTCCTGCCGCGCAGGAAACGAAAAGTGACGGGGCCCCGGCTTCAGACTCAAAACCCAGCAGCACTGAGGCTGCCGCATCCTCCAAGGAGACCCCAGCAGCGACGGAAGCACCCAGTTCCACGCCCAAGGCCCAGGCCCCTGCAGCCCCCGCAGACGAAGTTAAACCTGCCGAGGCCCCGGCAGCTAATTCGGATCAAACCGTAGCAGTCAAAGAGTAA